One window from the genome of Schistocerca piceifrons isolate TAMUIC-IGC-003096 chromosome 1, iqSchPice1.1, whole genome shotgun sequence encodes:
- the LOC124776761 gene encoding piggyBac transposable element-derived protein 4-like, with amino-acid sequence MSRRGLRDEEIERLLCEIPSDEDSTVDTTDDESDYEASIVAEAIVSSEGEVSESEEESESTPPKRAADTAPTWGQQFNATSGMQFDSESGPSAFIRDIDDPEPIDIFEKIFPKELVQLIVFQTNLYATQSGKSFTPTTDNEIRTFLGINILMGIKRMPAYRDYWSSAPELHDRYIASLMAVNRFGWLLRNIHLNDNTLHPEKGHPGYDKLYKLRPVIKILSESFSKCYQPSKHLAIDESMIKFKGRNSMKQYMRDKPIKRGYKVWMLCDKTSYNLKFDIYTGKVGDTVQTGLGEHVVLSLSSELVNKGHYLYFDNYFNSYNLLAGLQQRNIYACGTVQPTRKHLPKLKTDKELSRGEFDWRVSNCGILYLKWKDKRAVHLLSNFHSPEVTTVTRRERDGSRIELPCPQAVMDYNAHMNNVDKFDQLKKSYEISRRTCRGIICTEQRAAGANGARPASALASASSSASAASTCRFLGAIVIQSGACGRQTAHPAAGFLSTC; translated from the exons atgtcaagaagaggcttacgagatgaagaaatcgaacgattattgtgtgaaattccatcagacgaggattccactgttgacaccacagatgacgaatctgattatgaagcaagcattgttgcggaggctattgtgtcgtctgaaggcgaagtttcagagagcgaggaagaaagtgagtccactccgccaaaacgcgctgctgacacagcgccaacttggggacaacaattcaatgctacctcaggaatgcagttcgacagtgaatcaggaccaagtgcttttattagggacattgatgatccagaacctatcgatatattcgaaaaaatatttccaaaagagctagttcagctaatcgttttccaaacaaatttatatgcgacgcaatctggcaagtctttcactccaacaactgacaatgaaatacgaactttcctgggaatcaacattttgatgggtataaagcgtatgccagcatacagagactactggtctagtgccccagaacttcatgatcgttatattgcatctctgatggcagtaaatcggtttggatggttactgaggaacattcatctgaatgataacacattgcatccagaaaaaggacacccaggttatgacaaactgtacaagctgcgaccagtgatcaagatactatctgaatctttttccaagtgttaccaacccagcaaacacctagcaattgatgagtcaatgatcaaattcaaaggccgcaacagtatgaaacaatacatgagagataaacccataaagcgtggttacaaagtgtggatgctgtgtgacaagacctcttacaacttgaaatttgatatttacaccggaaaagtaggtgacacagtgcaaacaggccttggggagcatgtagtgctgagtttgtcctctgaactcgtaaataaaggccattatctttatttcgacaactatttcaatagctataacttgttggctggtttacagcagagaaacatatatgcctgtgggacagttcaaccaacaaggaaacatttacccaaattaaaaacagacaaagaattaagcagaggtgaatttgactggagggtcagcaactgtggcatcctctacttgaagtggaaagataagagagctgttcatctcctttcaaattttcacagtcctgaagttactacagtgactcgccgtgaaagagatggttcacgcatagagctaccttgtcctcaagcagtgatggattacaatgcacacatgaacaatgtcgacaagttcgaccaactgaaaaaatcatatgaaataagccggagaa CCTGCCGTGGAATAATTTGCACGGAGCAGCGCGCGGCGGGTGCGAACGGCGCGCGCCCGGCGTCGGCGTTGGCATCGGCCTcgtcgtcggcgtcggcggcgtctACGTGCCGCTTCCTCGGCGCCATTGTTATTCAGAGCGGCGCCTGCGGCCGGCAGACAGCCCATCCAGCGGCCGGCTTCTTGTCGACTTGCTAA